Proteins encoded by one window of Syntrophorhabdales bacterium:
- a CDS encoding GNAT family N-acetyltransferase, whose translation VERLRDDRLLTIRAVRPDDKALVLEALPGVSPESIQRRLFTTKKEITEEGLRKITEVDFVNTVALVAALENDGAERLAGGGRYIRIGESKRAEVAFLIEDEFQGLGIALRIFKHLVGIARESGITEFEAEVLPTNEAMLKVFARSGIPVTRTVERDSIHVLMELGA comes from the coding sequence AGTCGAACGCCTCAGGGACGACCGTTTGCTGACGATCCGTGCGGTCCGTCCGGACGACAAGGCGCTTGTACTTGAAGCACTGCCGGGCGTAAGTCCGGAGTCAATTCAGCGCCGCCTTTTCACCACGAAGAAGGAGATCACAGAGGAAGGTCTGCGGAAGATCACCGAGGTTGACTTCGTGAATACAGTGGCGTTGGTTGCTGCACTGGAGAATGATGGGGCTGAACGACTTGCAGGCGGAGGGCGATACATCCGAATTGGTGAATCAAAGAGAGCGGAGGTGGCGTTTCTCATCGAAGACGAATTTCAGGGTCTCGGCATAGCATTGCGCATATTCAAGCATCTGGTCGGGATTGCGCGCGAATCTGGAATCACGGAGTTTGAGGCCGAGGTCCTTCCCACGAATGAGGCTATGCTGAAGGTATTCGCGCGAAGCGGCATTCCCGTCACACGCACTGTGGAGCGCGATTCCATTCATGTGCTTATGGAGTTGGGCGCATAA
- the pyk gene encoding pyruvate kinase — MKITAPKTKIVCTIGPASESIDIMKQMIEAGMNVARLNFSHGDFAGHKKVIENLRTASEAVGKRIAIMADLSGPKMRIGKFAEEPIDLAPGDSFTLTTENIVGDKGRVSVSFAGLPKAVKPGDTLFLNDGYIQLEVVQVSSSDVACKVRVGGELRSRKGLNLPNINLGISAFTERDHECLKFALENGVDAISQSFVENAGDIEAVRKAAADLGYQPFIIAKIERSGALDHIDDILIASDGIMIARGDLGVEVPIEQIAVIQKRLMRRANMRAKPVITATQMLESMTDNRRPTRAEATDVANAILDGTDCVMLSGESAMGKYPVDAVAMLAKIALAVEKNRPATTVKKLFEGIDLRDKIRPAHLIGIGVEAGLEYVSPAAVFIPTRSGTTARSIARFRFPVWIVAISRQEATCRYLQFSSGVYPVHASQIPDRRNDYVGAWVKEHELEGNMVVLIEGPSEKHPEANHSMQIIDLAR, encoded by the coding sequence ATGAAAATCACGGCGCCGAAGACCAAGATTGTCTGCACAATAGGCCCTGCATCTGAATCAATTGACATAATGAAGCAGATGATTGAAGCAGGGATGAATGTTGCCCGGCTCAACTTCTCTCACGGCGATTTTGCCGGGCACAAGAAGGTGATAGAAAATTTGCGCACTGCTTCTGAGGCGGTCGGCAAGAGGATCGCCATCATGGCGGACCTTTCCGGGCCAAAGATGCGGATCGGAAAATTTGCCGAAGAGCCGATCGACCTGGCCCCTGGCGATTCGTTCACGCTGACAACCGAGAACATAGTAGGGGACAAGGGTCGCGTTTCTGTTTCGTTTGCAGGACTTCCCAAGGCGGTGAAGCCGGGAGACACGCTCTTTCTGAATGATGGCTACATACAGCTGGAAGTCGTGCAAGTGTCGAGCAGCGATGTCGCCTGCAAGGTACGCGTAGGCGGCGAGCTTCGCTCCCGTAAAGGGCTTAATCTTCCCAATATAAACCTGGGTATAAGCGCATTTACGGAGCGCGATCACGAATGCCTCAAATTTGCCCTTGAAAATGGAGTTGATGCAATCAGCCAGTCTTTTGTGGAGAATGCGGGTGACATAGAGGCTGTCCGGAAAGCCGCGGCAGATCTCGGCTATCAGCCCTTCATAATAGCCAAGATAGAACGTTCCGGGGCTCTCGATCACATTGACGATATTCTGATTGCGTCTGACGGCATCATGATTGCCAGGGGCGATCTTGGTGTTGAAGTGCCGATTGAACAAATTGCCGTGATCCAGAAGCGGCTCATGCGTCGCGCGAACATGCGTGCGAAACCAGTGATTACGGCAACACAGATGCTCGAATCGATGACGGACAATCGCCGTCCTACCCGCGCTGAGGCAACGGACGTGGCAAACGCGATTCTGGACGGCACTGACTGTGTCATGCTGTCAGGGGAATCGGCCATGGGAAAGTATCCTGTGGATGCAGTAGCGATGCTCGCAAAGATCGCATTGGCGGTGGAAAAGAATCGACCCGCGACCACAGTCAAGAAATTGTTCGAAGGGATCGATCTCAGAGATAAGATTCGACCAGCCCATCTGATAGGCATCGGGGTGGAGGCCGGCCTGGAGTATGTCAGTCCCGCAGCTGTGTTTATTCCGACACGTAGTGGCACGACAGCGCGCAGTATAGCGCGCTTCCGCTTTCCGGTATGGATAGTGGCGATAAGCAGGCAGGAGGCGACCTGCCGATACCTCCAGTTCTCGTCAGGGGTTTATCCGGTGCATGCATCGCAGATTCCTGACCGGCGAAACGATTACGTGGGAGCATGGGTTAAGGAGCACGAGTTGGAAGGGAATATGGTCGTTCTGATCGAAGGGCCCTCGGAGAAGCACCCGGAGGCGAATCATAGCATGCAGATAATCGATCTGGCGCGGTGA
- the gpmA gene encoding 2,3-diphosphoglycerate-dependent phosphoglycerate mutase has protein sequence MKKVVLLRHGESTWNKENRFTGWTDVDLSDKGREEAVEAGRVLLREGYVFDVAFTSVLRRAIKTLWLALEELDLMWIPIHNSWRLNERHYGALQGLNKAETAEKHGMDQVKIWRRSYAIQPPALTKDDERYPGKDPRYNGLKPEEIPLTEALKDTVARFLPYWHETIAPAVREGRRVIIAAHGNSLRALVKYLDNVTDDDIVGLNIPTGIPLIYELEDDLKPIRSYYLGDQEAVEKAAKAVADQLKKS, from the coding sequence ATGAAGAAGGTGGTACTGCTTCGGCATGGCGAGAGCACATGGAACAAGGAAAACCGCTTTACCGGTTGGACCGACGTAGACCTGAGCGACAAGGGAAGAGAAGAAGCGGTTGAGGCCGGAAGAGTCCTCTTGCGGGAGGGATACGTTTTTGATGTTGCATTTACTTCGGTGCTGAGGAGAGCCATTAAGACCCTCTGGCTGGCCCTTGAGGAATTGGATCTGATGTGGATACCGATTCATAACAGCTGGAGGCTCAATGAGCGCCACTATGGCGCTTTGCAGGGATTGAACAAGGCTGAGACCGCTGAAAAGCACGGAATGGACCAGGTTAAGATCTGGCGCAGAAGCTACGCCATTCAGCCGCCGGCACTCACGAAGGATGACGAGCGCTATCCGGGAAAAGACCCGCGTTACAATGGCCTGAAACCGGAGGAGATTCCTCTGACAGAGGCGCTCAAAGACACGGTGGCGCGCTTCCTGCCATACTGGCACGAGACCATCGCCCCGGCCGTGCGGGAGGGTAGGAGGGTAATAATTGCCGCACATGGCAACAGTCTTCGGGCCCTGGTCAAGTATCTCGACAACGTCACCGATGATGATATCGTTGGTCTTAATATTCCCACAGGCATACCCCTGATTTACGAACTTGAAGATGACCTCAAGCCGATCCGCAGCTATTATCTGGGCGACCAGGAGGCAGTGGAGAAAGCAGCGAAGGCAGTAGCGGACCAGTTGAAGAAGTCGTAA
- the eno gene encoding phosphopyruvate hydratase: MAKIIKVIGREILDSRGNPTVEADVYLEDGSMGRAAVPSGASTGVHEAVELRDGEKTRYMGKGTRKAAQHVTREIARAVEGMDAACQQEIDLKMIKIDGTKNKGRLGANAILAVSMAAARAAAQSEKTPLYRYLGGVSASVLPVPMMNIMNGGAHADSSVDFQEFMVAPYGAPSFAEALRMGAEVFHTLKGVLKAKGYSTGVGDEGGFAPSLKSNVEAIEVILEAIEKAGYKPGRDIGLCLDPAASEFYDGQKKKYIFRKSDGSAHDSAAMVDLWADWVRQYPIVSIEDGMAEDDWEGWKLITETLGAKIQLVGDDLFVTNTERLERGIRQGIANSILIKVNQIGSLTETLQAMQMAAHAGYTAVVSHRSGETEDTFIADLVVATGAGQIKTGSASRTDRICKYNQLLRIEEELGASGKFAGRRAFRQDKIKEYAPASGGSKKRK, from the coding sequence ATGGCTAAAATCATAAAAGTAATAGGGCGGGAGATTCTCGATTCACGCGGCAATCCGACTGTGGAAGCAGATGTGTATCTTGAAGACGGAAGCATGGGCCGCGCTGCAGTGCCCTCGGGAGCATCCACCGGTGTTCACGAGGCTGTTGAACTCCGTGATGGAGAGAAAACGCGTTACATGGGAAAGGGCACCAGAAAGGCAGCCCAGCATGTGACCAGGGAGATTGCTCGCGCTGTTGAAGGCATGGATGCTGCCTGCCAACAGGAGATTGATCTCAAAATGATCAAGATCGACGGTACAAAGAACAAGGGCCGGCTCGGCGCGAACGCCATTCTTGCCGTGTCAATGGCTGCTGCGCGCGCAGCAGCACAGTCAGAAAAGACGCCCCTTTACCGCTACCTGGGCGGAGTATCTGCGTCGGTTCTCCCTGTTCCCATGATGAACATTATGAACGGGGGAGCCCACGCGGACAGTTCCGTGGACTTTCAGGAATTTATGGTGGCGCCTTACGGCGCACCCAGTTTTGCCGAAGCCCTGAGGATGGGAGCTGAAGTCTTTCACACGCTCAAAGGCGTGCTCAAGGCGAAAGGATATTCAACCGGCGTCGGAGATGAAGGCGGTTTTGCGCCGAGCCTGAAATCCAATGTAGAAGCGATAGAGGTTATCCTGGAAGCAATCGAAAAGGCAGGCTACAAACCGGGCAGGGATATAGGTCTCTGTCTCGACCCTGCGGCCAGCGAATTCTATGACGGCCAAAAGAAGAAATACATTTTCAGGAAATCGGACGGCAGCGCCCACGATTCTGCAGCAATGGTCGATCTCTGGGCAGACTGGGTCCGGCAATACCCGATTGTCTCTATCGAAGACGGCATGGCGGAGGACGACTGGGAGGGCTGGAAATTAATTACTGAGACACTGGGCGCAAAGATCCAGCTTGTCGGCGACGATCTCTTTGTTACCAATACGGAGAGGCTCGAACGGGGTATCAGGCAGGGAATTGCAAACTCGATTCTCATCAAGGTGAACCAGATCGGGTCGCTTACTGAAACATTGCAGGCTATGCAGATGGCTGCGCACGCAGGATACACTGCCGTAGTGTCCCACAGGTCGGGAGAAACCGAGGATACCTTCATTGCTGACCTCGTTGTAGCTACAGGGGCCGGCCAGATCAAGACAGGTTCGGCGAGCAGGACCGACCGCATTTGCAAATATAATCAACTGCTGCGCATAGAGGAAGAACTGGGCGCCTCCGGTAAATTCGCCGGCCGCCGCGCATTCCGCCAGGACAAGATAAAAGAATACGCTCCAGCGAGCGGCGGGAGCAAGAAGAGAAAATAG